The proteins below are encoded in one region of Helianthus annuus cultivar XRQ/B chromosome 2, HanXRQr2.0-SUNRISE, whole genome shotgun sequence:
- the LOC110908737 gene encoding nuclear poly(A) polymerase 4 isoform X3, with protein MVEDANAVVFTFGSYRLGVHGPGADIDTLCVGPSYVNRDEDFFFGLHEMLTKKEEVTELQPVPSAHVPVMKFKFEGISIDLLYASISRSVVPDDLDISDVSVLYNVDEPTVRSLNGCRVADQILKHVPNVEHFRTTLRCLKFWAKRRGVYSNVTGFLGGVNWAILVARVCQFYPNAVPSMLVSRFFRVYTQWRWPNPVMLCAIQEDELGCTVWDPRKNPKDKTHHMPIITPAYPCMNSSYNVSISTLRVMTEQFQFGNRICEEIELNKAQWPVLFEPYMFFESYKNYLQVDIVAADPDDLRAWKGWVESRLRQLTLMIERDTQGKLQCHPYPHDYIDPSKQCSHNAFFMGLQRKQGELVQENQQFDIRGTVDEFRHSVNMYMFWKPGMEIYVSHVRRKQIPLYVFPDGYKRPRLPRAASHQPVCGLGSAEKTSVKRKGEGVERDSPQRRQSISPSPISSPFMSPLSHSLVNGLEPVSSFKNEEVGVIGCSSGSSIVTNEDVGLEKTSFGSNCQELSEEDSQSAVDKLSRCLKLSQC; from the exons ATGGTCGAGGATGCAAATGCAGTCGTATTTACTTTTGGTTCTTATCGGCTTGGG GTTCATGGTCCCGGGGCAGACATTGACACCTTGTGTGTCGGGCCATCTTACGTCAATCGAGAT GAAGATTTCTTCTTTGGCTTGCATGAGATGTTGACGAAAAAGGAGGAAGTTACTGAACTTCAACCAGTTCCAAGTGCTCATGTTCCAGTTATGAAGTTTAAGTTTGAAGGGATATCTATTGATCTTCTTTATGCTAGCATTTCTCGTTCAGTCGTCCCTGAT GATTTGGACATATCGGATGTTTCCGTGCTGTATAATGTTGATGAGCCGACGGTTCGTAGTCTTAACGGCTGCAGGGTTGCTGACCAAATTCTTAAACATGTTCCAAATGTTGAG CATTTTCGTACGACACTTCGTTGCTTAAAGTTCTGGGCTAAAAGGCGCGGTGTGTATTCAAAT GTGACTGGTTTTCTTGGTGGCGTGAACTGGGCGATACTAGTTGCACGGGTATGTCAATTTTATCCAAATGCTGTTCCGAGTATGTTGGTTTCTCGGTTTTTTAGGGTATATACACAGTGGCGATGGCCAAATCCGGTGATGCTTTGTGCTATACAAGAGGATGAGCTTGGATGTACTGTGTGGGACCCGCGTAAGAATCcaaaggacaaaactcatcataTGCCAATCATAACACCTGCCTACCCGTGCATGAATTCCAGTTATAATGTCTCCATAAGCACACTTCGTGTTATGACAGAGCAATTTCAATTCGGTAATCGGATATGTGAG GAAATAGAACTTAATAAAGCACAGTGGCCTGTACTTTTTGAACCGTACATGTTCTTCGAGAGCTACAAAAACTATTTACAAGTTGACATAGTTGCTGCTGACCCAGATGATTTACGGGCTTGGAAAGGTTGGGTAGAGTCTCGTTTGAGGCAGTTGACCTTGATG ATTGAACGAGACACGCAAGGGAAGCTTCAATGCCATCCGTACCCTCACGACTACATCGACCCGTCAAAACAATGTTCACACAACGCGTTTTTTATGGGACTACAACGAAAACAAGGCGAATTAGTTCAAGAAAATCAACAATTCGACATCCGTGGTACAGTCGACGAGTTTCGGCATTCGGTTAACATGTACATGTTTTGGAAGCCTGGGATGGAGATTTACGTTTCTCACGTTCGTAGAAAGCAAATCCCACTATATGTGTTTCCAGATGGTTATAAACGGCCTCGACTTCCGCGGGCCGCGAGTCATCAACCCGTTTGCGGTTTGGGTTCCGCTGAGAAAACGAGTGTAAAGAGAAAGGGAGAAGGTGTGGAGAGAGATAGTCCACAAAGAAGGCAATCAATTAGCCCGAGCCCGATCTCGAGCCCCTTCATGAGTCCGCTGAGCCATTCGTTAGTTAACGGGCTCGAACCCGTGAGTAGTTTTAAGAATGAGGAAGTTGGGGTTATTGGATGTAGTTCGGGGTCTAGTATAGTTACGAATGAGGATGTCGGGCTTGAAAAAACGAGTTTCGGAAGCAACTGTCAGGAGTTAAGTGAGGAAGATTCTCAATCGGCTGTAGATAAATTATCGAGGTGTTTGAAATTGAG CCAATGCTAA
- the LOC110908737 gene encoding nuclear poly(A) polymerase 4 isoform X2: protein MVGSEALPSPRQHGVTKPLSLAGPSEADLLRTKKLNKFLVDSGLYESQEETAKREKVLGQIKQIVVEWVKELTRLRGYSDQMVEDANAVVFTFGSYRLGVHGPGADIDTLCVGPSYVNRDEDFFFGLHEMLTKKEEVTELQPVPSAHVPVMKFKFEGISIDLLYASISRSVVPDDLDISDVSVLYNVDEPTVRSLNGCRVADQILKHVPNVEHFRTTLRCLKFWAKRRGVYSNVTGFLGGVNWAILVARVCQFYPNAVPSMLVSRFFRVYTQWRWPNPVMLCAIQEDELGCTVWDPRKNPKDKTHHMPIITPAYPCMNSSYNVSISTLRVMTEQFQFGNRICEEIELNKAQWPVLFEPYMFFESYKNYLQVDIVAADPDDLRAWKGWVESRLRQLTLMIERDTQGKLQCHPYPHDYIDPSKQCSHNAFFMGLQRKQGELVQENQQFDIRGTVDEFRHSVNMYMFWKPGMEIYVSHVRRKQIPLYVFPDGYKRPRLPRAASHQPVCGLGSAEKTSVKRKGEGVERDSPQRRQSISPSPISSPFMSPLSHSLVNGLEPVSSFKNEEVGVIGCSSGSSIVTNEDVGLEKTSFGSNCQELSEEDSQSAVDKLSSQC, encoded by the exons ATGGTGGGTTCGGAGGCTTTACCATCACCCAGGCAGCACGGAGTTACGAAACCGTTGTCTCTAGCAGGGCCTTCTGAGGCCGATTTGCTTAGAACTAAGAAGTTGAATAAG TTTTTGGTAGATTCTGGACTTTATGAAAGTCAAGAAGAAACGGCTAAGAGGGAGAAAGTTCTTGGTCAAATTAAGCAG ATTGTAGTTGAGTGGGTGAAGGAACTTACTCGCCTTCGTGGGTACTCGGATCAAATGGTCGAGGATGCAAATGCAGTCGTATTTACTTTTGGTTCTTATCGGCTTGGG GTTCATGGTCCCGGGGCAGACATTGACACCTTGTGTGTCGGGCCATCTTACGTCAATCGAGAT GAAGATTTCTTCTTTGGCTTGCATGAGATGTTGACGAAAAAGGAGGAAGTTACTGAACTTCAACCAGTTCCAAGTGCTCATGTTCCAGTTATGAAGTTTAAGTTTGAAGGGATATCTATTGATCTTCTTTATGCTAGCATTTCTCGTTCAGTCGTCCCTGAT GATTTGGACATATCGGATGTTTCCGTGCTGTATAATGTTGATGAGCCGACGGTTCGTAGTCTTAACGGCTGCAGGGTTGCTGACCAAATTCTTAAACATGTTCCAAATGTTGAG CATTTTCGTACGACACTTCGTTGCTTAAAGTTCTGGGCTAAAAGGCGCGGTGTGTATTCAAAT GTGACTGGTTTTCTTGGTGGCGTGAACTGGGCGATACTAGTTGCACGGGTATGTCAATTTTATCCAAATGCTGTTCCGAGTATGTTGGTTTCTCGGTTTTTTAGGGTATATACACAGTGGCGATGGCCAAATCCGGTGATGCTTTGTGCTATACAAGAGGATGAGCTTGGATGTACTGTGTGGGACCCGCGTAAGAATCcaaaggacaaaactcatcataTGCCAATCATAACACCTGCCTACCCGTGCATGAATTCCAGTTATAATGTCTCCATAAGCACACTTCGTGTTATGACAGAGCAATTTCAATTCGGTAATCGGATATGTGAG GAAATAGAACTTAATAAAGCACAGTGGCCTGTACTTTTTGAACCGTACATGTTCTTCGAGAGCTACAAAAACTATTTACAAGTTGACATAGTTGCTGCTGACCCAGATGATTTACGGGCTTGGAAAGGTTGGGTAGAGTCTCGTTTGAGGCAGTTGACCTTGATG ATTGAACGAGACACGCAAGGGAAGCTTCAATGCCATCCGTACCCTCACGACTACATCGACCCGTCAAAACAATGTTCACACAACGCGTTTTTTATGGGACTACAACGAAAACAAGGCGAATTAGTTCAAGAAAATCAACAATTCGACATCCGTGGTACAGTCGACGAGTTTCGGCATTCGGTTAACATGTACATGTTTTGGAAGCCTGGGATGGAGATTTACGTTTCTCACGTTCGTAGAAAGCAAATCCCACTATATGTGTTTCCAGATGGTTATAAACGGCCTCGACTTCCGCGGGCCGCGAGTCATCAACCCGTTTGCGGTTTGGGTTCCGCTGAGAAAACGAGTGTAAAGAGAAAGGGAGAAGGTGTGGAGAGAGATAGTCCACAAAGAAGGCAATCAATTAGCCCGAGCCCGATCTCGAGCCCCTTCATGAGTCCGCTGAGCCATTCGTTAGTTAACGGGCTCGAACCCGTGAGTAGTTTTAAGAATGAGGAAGTTGGGGTTATTGGATGTAGTTCGGGGTCTAGTATAGTTACGAATGAGGATGTCGGGCTTGAAAAAACGAGTTTCGGAAGCAACTGTCAGGAGTTAAGTGAGGAAGATTCTCAATCGGCTGTAGATAAATTATCGAG CCAATGCTAA
- the LOC110908737 gene encoding nuclear poly(A) polymerase 4 isoform X1, with protein sequence MVGSEALPSPRQHGVTKPLSLAGPSEADLLRTKKLNKFLVDSGLYESQEETAKREKVLGQIKQIVVEWVKELTRLRGYSDQMVEDANAVVFTFGSYRLGVHGPGADIDTLCVGPSYVNRDEDFFFGLHEMLTKKEEVTELQPVPSAHVPVMKFKFEGISIDLLYASISRSVVPDDLDISDVSVLYNVDEPTVRSLNGCRVADQILKHVPNVEHFRTTLRCLKFWAKRRGVYSNVTGFLGGVNWAILVARVCQFYPNAVPSMLVSRFFRVYTQWRWPNPVMLCAIQEDELGCTVWDPRKNPKDKTHHMPIITPAYPCMNSSYNVSISTLRVMTEQFQFGNRICEEIELNKAQWPVLFEPYMFFESYKNYLQVDIVAADPDDLRAWKGWVESRLRQLTLMIERDTQGKLQCHPYPHDYIDPSKQCSHNAFFMGLQRKQGELVQENQQFDIRGTVDEFRHSVNMYMFWKPGMEIYVSHVRRKQIPLYVFPDGYKRPRLPRAASHQPVCGLGSAEKTSVKRKGEGVERDSPQRRQSISPSPISSPFMSPLSHSLVNGLEPVSSFKNEEVGVIGCSSGSSIVTNEDVGLEKTSFGSNCQELSEEDSQSAVDKLSRCLKLSQC encoded by the exons ATGGTGGGTTCGGAGGCTTTACCATCACCCAGGCAGCACGGAGTTACGAAACCGTTGTCTCTAGCAGGGCCTTCTGAGGCCGATTTGCTTAGAACTAAGAAGTTGAATAAG TTTTTGGTAGATTCTGGACTTTATGAAAGTCAAGAAGAAACGGCTAAGAGGGAGAAAGTTCTTGGTCAAATTAAGCAG ATTGTAGTTGAGTGGGTGAAGGAACTTACTCGCCTTCGTGGGTACTCGGATCAAATGGTCGAGGATGCAAATGCAGTCGTATTTACTTTTGGTTCTTATCGGCTTGGG GTTCATGGTCCCGGGGCAGACATTGACACCTTGTGTGTCGGGCCATCTTACGTCAATCGAGAT GAAGATTTCTTCTTTGGCTTGCATGAGATGTTGACGAAAAAGGAGGAAGTTACTGAACTTCAACCAGTTCCAAGTGCTCATGTTCCAGTTATGAAGTTTAAGTTTGAAGGGATATCTATTGATCTTCTTTATGCTAGCATTTCTCGTTCAGTCGTCCCTGAT GATTTGGACATATCGGATGTTTCCGTGCTGTATAATGTTGATGAGCCGACGGTTCGTAGTCTTAACGGCTGCAGGGTTGCTGACCAAATTCTTAAACATGTTCCAAATGTTGAG CATTTTCGTACGACACTTCGTTGCTTAAAGTTCTGGGCTAAAAGGCGCGGTGTGTATTCAAAT GTGACTGGTTTTCTTGGTGGCGTGAACTGGGCGATACTAGTTGCACGGGTATGTCAATTTTATCCAAATGCTGTTCCGAGTATGTTGGTTTCTCGGTTTTTTAGGGTATATACACAGTGGCGATGGCCAAATCCGGTGATGCTTTGTGCTATACAAGAGGATGAGCTTGGATGTACTGTGTGGGACCCGCGTAAGAATCcaaaggacaaaactcatcataTGCCAATCATAACACCTGCCTACCCGTGCATGAATTCCAGTTATAATGTCTCCATAAGCACACTTCGTGTTATGACAGAGCAATTTCAATTCGGTAATCGGATATGTGAG GAAATAGAACTTAATAAAGCACAGTGGCCTGTACTTTTTGAACCGTACATGTTCTTCGAGAGCTACAAAAACTATTTACAAGTTGACATAGTTGCTGCTGACCCAGATGATTTACGGGCTTGGAAAGGTTGGGTAGAGTCTCGTTTGAGGCAGTTGACCTTGATG ATTGAACGAGACACGCAAGGGAAGCTTCAATGCCATCCGTACCCTCACGACTACATCGACCCGTCAAAACAATGTTCACACAACGCGTTTTTTATGGGACTACAACGAAAACAAGGCGAATTAGTTCAAGAAAATCAACAATTCGACATCCGTGGTACAGTCGACGAGTTTCGGCATTCGGTTAACATGTACATGTTTTGGAAGCCTGGGATGGAGATTTACGTTTCTCACGTTCGTAGAAAGCAAATCCCACTATATGTGTTTCCAGATGGTTATAAACGGCCTCGACTTCCGCGGGCCGCGAGTCATCAACCCGTTTGCGGTTTGGGTTCCGCTGAGAAAACGAGTGTAAAGAGAAAGGGAGAAGGTGTGGAGAGAGATAGTCCACAAAGAAGGCAATCAATTAGCCCGAGCCCGATCTCGAGCCCCTTCATGAGTCCGCTGAGCCATTCGTTAGTTAACGGGCTCGAACCCGTGAGTAGTTTTAAGAATGAGGAAGTTGGGGTTATTGGATGTAGTTCGGGGTCTAGTATAGTTACGAATGAGGATGTCGGGCTTGAAAAAACGAGTTTCGGAAGCAACTGTCAGGAGTTAAGTGAGGAAGATTCTCAATCGGCTGTAGATAAATTATCGAGGTGTTTGAAATTGAG CCAATGCTAA
- the LOC110908737 gene encoding nuclear poly(A) polymerase 4 isoform X4, with protein MVEDANAVVFTFGSYRLGVHGPGADIDTLCVGPSYVNRDEDFFFGLHEMLTKKEEVTELQPVPSAHVPVMKFKFEGISIDLLYASISRSVVPDDLDISDVSVLYNVDEPTVRSLNGCRVADQILKHVPNVEHFRTTLRCLKFWAKRRGVYSNVTGFLGGVNWAILVARVCQFYPNAVPSMLVSRFFRVYTQWRWPNPVMLCAIQEDELGCTVWDPRKNPKDKTHHMPIITPAYPCMNSSYNVSISTLRVMTEQFQFGNRICEEIELNKAQWPVLFEPYMFFESYKNYLQVDIVAADPDDLRAWKGWVESRLRQLTLMIERDTQGKLQCHPYPHDYIDPSKQCSHNAFFMGLQRKQGELVQENQQFDIRGTVDEFRHSVNMYMFWKPGMEIYVSHVRRKQIPLYVFPDGYKRPRLPRAASHQPVCGLGSAEKTSVKRKGEGVERDSPQRRQSISPSPISSPFMSPLSHSLVNGLEPVSSFKNEEVGVIGCSSGSSIVTNEDVGLEKTSFGSNCQELSEEDSQSAVDKLSSQC; from the exons ATGGTCGAGGATGCAAATGCAGTCGTATTTACTTTTGGTTCTTATCGGCTTGGG GTTCATGGTCCCGGGGCAGACATTGACACCTTGTGTGTCGGGCCATCTTACGTCAATCGAGAT GAAGATTTCTTCTTTGGCTTGCATGAGATGTTGACGAAAAAGGAGGAAGTTACTGAACTTCAACCAGTTCCAAGTGCTCATGTTCCAGTTATGAAGTTTAAGTTTGAAGGGATATCTATTGATCTTCTTTATGCTAGCATTTCTCGTTCAGTCGTCCCTGAT GATTTGGACATATCGGATGTTTCCGTGCTGTATAATGTTGATGAGCCGACGGTTCGTAGTCTTAACGGCTGCAGGGTTGCTGACCAAATTCTTAAACATGTTCCAAATGTTGAG CATTTTCGTACGACACTTCGTTGCTTAAAGTTCTGGGCTAAAAGGCGCGGTGTGTATTCAAAT GTGACTGGTTTTCTTGGTGGCGTGAACTGGGCGATACTAGTTGCACGGGTATGTCAATTTTATCCAAATGCTGTTCCGAGTATGTTGGTTTCTCGGTTTTTTAGGGTATATACACAGTGGCGATGGCCAAATCCGGTGATGCTTTGTGCTATACAAGAGGATGAGCTTGGATGTACTGTGTGGGACCCGCGTAAGAATCcaaaggacaaaactcatcataTGCCAATCATAACACCTGCCTACCCGTGCATGAATTCCAGTTATAATGTCTCCATAAGCACACTTCGTGTTATGACAGAGCAATTTCAATTCGGTAATCGGATATGTGAG GAAATAGAACTTAATAAAGCACAGTGGCCTGTACTTTTTGAACCGTACATGTTCTTCGAGAGCTACAAAAACTATTTACAAGTTGACATAGTTGCTGCTGACCCAGATGATTTACGGGCTTGGAAAGGTTGGGTAGAGTCTCGTTTGAGGCAGTTGACCTTGATG ATTGAACGAGACACGCAAGGGAAGCTTCAATGCCATCCGTACCCTCACGACTACATCGACCCGTCAAAACAATGTTCACACAACGCGTTTTTTATGGGACTACAACGAAAACAAGGCGAATTAGTTCAAGAAAATCAACAATTCGACATCCGTGGTACAGTCGACGAGTTTCGGCATTCGGTTAACATGTACATGTTTTGGAAGCCTGGGATGGAGATTTACGTTTCTCACGTTCGTAGAAAGCAAATCCCACTATATGTGTTTCCAGATGGTTATAAACGGCCTCGACTTCCGCGGGCCGCGAGTCATCAACCCGTTTGCGGTTTGGGTTCCGCTGAGAAAACGAGTGTAAAGAGAAAGGGAGAAGGTGTGGAGAGAGATAGTCCACAAAGAAGGCAATCAATTAGCCCGAGCCCGATCTCGAGCCCCTTCATGAGTCCGCTGAGCCATTCGTTAGTTAACGGGCTCGAACCCGTGAGTAGTTTTAAGAATGAGGAAGTTGGGGTTATTGGATGTAGTTCGGGGTCTAGTATAGTTACGAATGAGGATGTCGGGCTTGAAAAAACGAGTTTCGGAAGCAACTGTCAGGAGTTAAGTGAGGAAGATTCTCAATCGGCTGTAGATAAATTATCGAG CCAATGCTAA